From one Botrytis cinerea B05.10 chromosome 7, complete sequence genomic stretch:
- the Bccbr1 gene encoding Bccbr1 produces the protein MSTAPANKFLSKAYVDGIYIPSGLLILGCFIVKKDWLPFAVALAAVLGGYKIWSSQETPVLKPTVFQDFELKEKTVISHNVAIYRFSLPKPTSILGLPIGQHISISAVLPQPDGSNKEIVRSYTPVSGDHQPGYFDLLIKSYPTGNISKHMASLTVGQTIKVRGPKGAMVYTPNMVRHFGMIAGGTGITPMLQVIRAVIRGRAAGDKTEVDLIFANVNPEDILLKDDLDSLAAQDKGFRVHYVLNNPPEKWDGGVGFVTPEMITKWLPKPAEDVKLLLCGPPPMISAMKKASEGLGFKKAKPVSKLEDQVFAF, from the exons ATGAGTACAGCACCAGCAAATAAGTTCTTGTCAAAGGCATACGTTGATGGCATCTATATTCCGTCTGGCCTTTTGATACTTGGATGTTTTATTGTCAAAAAAGATTGGCTTCCGTTCGCCGTTGCTCTTGCTGCCGTGCTCGGGGGATACAAGATTTGGTCAAGCC AAGAAACCCCAGTTCTCAAGCCAACTGTCTTCCAAGATTTTGAGCTCAAGGAGAAGACTGTCATCTCTCACAATGTAGCAAT TTATCGATTCAGTCTGCCAAAACCTACCTCTATCCTCGGTCTTCCTATCGGTCAGCACATCTCCATTTCCGCTGTTCTTCCCCAACCCGATGGGTCAAACAAGGAAATCGTTCGATCTTATACACCTGTCTCTGGCGATCACCAACCAGGCTACTTCGACCTCCTCATCAAGTCCTACCCCACCGGAAATATCTCTAAACATATGGCTTCCCTCACTGTTGGTCAAACTATCAAGGTCCGGGGTCCAAAAGGTGCAATGGTCTATACTCCCAACATGGTTCGTCATTTTGGTATGATCGCTGGTGGAACCGGTATTACACCCATGTTACAGGTCATTCGTGCTGTCATTAGAGGCAGAGCTGCTGGAGATAAGACTGAGGTCGATTTAATTTTCGCAAATGTTAATCCTGAGGATATCTTGTTGAAAGATGACTTGGATAGTTTGGCTGCTCAGGACAAGGGTTTCCGTGTTCACTACGTTTTGAACAACCCACCCGAGAAATGGGACGGCGGTGTTGGTTTTGTCACTCCTGAAATGATCACT AAATGGCTTCCTAAGCCAGCAGAAGATGTTAAACTTTTGCTCTGTGGACCACCACCCATGATCAGTGCTATGAAGAAAGCCTCTGAAGGTTTGGGCTTCAAAAAGGCAAAGCCAGTCAGCAAATTGGAAGATCAAGTCTTCGCCTTCTAG
- the Bcenv10 gene encoding Bcenv10 — protein MAQKAKKDRAKANIQALNYLHYGTFLANALFCLFHFLIRSRNMWAYVLFSLAPWVIEWFLEQNSRPKFDQAGKMVSAGEDLAAPGLTEYMFDIIWMHWLSLLVVVIFGNWGWLIFSVVPIYGLYKVFGLWSGAKGMMGGGQKAQAPEEQMPMAGNRRQRRQ, from the coding sequence ATGGCACAAAAAGCGAAGAAAGACCGGGCAAAGGCCAACATTCAAGCACTAAACTACCTCCATTATGGGACATTTCTTGCAAATGCTTTGTTCTGCCTCTTCCACTTCTTAATACGATCAAGAAATATGTGGGCATACGTGCTTTTCTCACTTGCACCCTGGGTTATTGAATGGTTCCTTGAACAGAACAGTCGCCCCAAATTCGATCAAGCTGGCAAGATGGTGTCTGCAGGAGAAGACCTTGCAGCACCAGGACTAACAGAATACATGTTTGACATTATATGGATGCATTGGCTGTCAttgcttgttgttgttatatTTGGTAACTGGGGCTGGCTCATTTTCTCGGTCGTGCCTATATATGGACTTTACAAGGTTTTTGGTCTGTGGTCGGGAGCAAAGGGCATGATGGGCGGTGGTCAGAAAGCCCAAGCACCCGAAGAACAAATGCCAATGGCAGGCAATAGAAGACAGAGGAGACAGTAG
- the Bccdc27 gene encoding Bccdc27, with amino-acid sequence MPSSRKESINPCITNQLCQLIYYHIDNNLLKNALFFAERLHAYTPKGPESSYLLSLCYLRLGDYASAFEVVKSPNTRSGHLGCAYIYAQACLALGKLKEGILALEKNRGCWGAQNSFGKHTQYSRHPDPDASAVCCLLGKLYRAFDDKKQSIGYFEEALKLNPFMWDAFTNLCDMGTSVRASSTFRMSLEMEAILKSNTQDREGPIETLSVEEPRPSRPSARSYQSDPTDPFNNNSSSRSFAGGLFGSLATSASSKLAESNPSLTNLPATGGISISSDTMETPTGPSAPLDYTTAPSRKDTSMTSAFPINMEPPQAPVRRNRTLQGLGMDFSMDVPKMGRSMTSKRLQKAAAEISEDSSAGHNSRHNSVTVPGGDRKRTVSGQVVPRQPSEDPGAPQRRSVRLINQFRPTSNKSSSNLATVGPAPGRELKKARPPISKMMRPAGSSTAGRQVSGNRKPVEDSMELDQREGEIRPRVSTKSFGTRSSESDTGTREEALRWLLDLFKKFGTGYFLLARFQSHQALEAFSTLSTQQQDTPWVLSQMGRAHYEQASYTEAESLYKRIRQIAPTRFEDMEIYSTVLWHLKKETDLAFLAHELVDSSWQSPEAWCALGNSWSLMRDHEQALRCFKRATQLNPKFAYAFTLQGHEHVMNEEYDKALTSYRHAMAVDRRHYNAYYGVGKVYEKMGNYDKAFIHFEAASKINPTNAVLLGLMGSVVDKKGNKGLALSYFKKAIDLDPKSALTRFKKARCLMTMGRLEDALDELKILKDLAPDEAMVHFLLGRLYKSMKQKGASVRHFTIALNLDPKASQQIKEAIESLEQGDDDDDDETSMMG; translated from the exons ATGCCCTCCTCTAGGAaggaatcaatcaatccttgTATCACGAATCAACTATGCCAACTCATCTACTACCACATTGACAATAACCTCCTCAAGAACGCCTTGTTCTTCGCAGAAAGATTGCATGCATACACCCCGAAAGGTCCCGAATCTTCTTACCTTCTTTCCTTGTGCTATTTGCGACTTGGCGATTATGCTTCCGCATTTGAGGTTGTGAAGAGCCCAAACACTAGATCGGGGCATCTTGGCTGTGCATACATCTACGCGCAAGCATGTCTTGCATTGGGAAAGCTTAAAGAGGGAATCTTGGCATTAGAAAAGAATAGAGGTTGCTGGGGGGCACAGAATTCATTTGGTAAACACACACAATACTCACGACATCCTGATCCTGACGCATCTGCGGTTTGTTGTTTACTGGGGAAGCTCTATCGTGCTTTTGATGACAAAAAGCAGTCGATCGGTTATTTTGAAGAGGCGCTGAAATTGAATCCATTCATGTGGGATGCATTTACTAATCTTTGTGATATGGGTACAAGCGTTAGGGCCTCGAGTACTTTTAGAATGAGTCTAGAGATGGAGGCAATACTGAAATCGAATACACAAGACCGGGAGGGGCCAATAGAAACACTGTCAGTGGAGGAACCTAGGCCAAGCCGACCTAGCGCGCGATCTTACCAGAGTGACCCTACCGATcctttcaataataattcttcGTCTCGATCATTCGCGGGTGGACTTTTCGGATCACTTGCGACTTCTGCATCATCGAAACTCGCTGAAAGCAACCCGAGTCTTACAAATCTCCCCGCGACTGGAGGCATCAGCATTAGCTCTGATACAATGGAAACGCCCACTGGACCTAGCGCCCCCCTCGATTATACCACTGCGCCCAGTCGAAAAGACACTAGTATGACATCTGCATTTCCCATCAACATGGAACCCCCACAGGCCCCCGTTCGCAGAAATCGAACTTTACAAGGCCTTGGTATGGACTTCAGTATGGATGTTCCCAAGATGGGCCGATCTATGACTTCAAAACGACTTCAAAAGGCGGCTGCTGAAATTTCGGAAGATAGTAGCGCGGGGCATAATTCTCGCCACAACTCTGTTACGGTACCGGGTGGGGATAGGAAACGAACGGTATCCGGACAAGTAGTACCCCGGCAACCTTCGGAAGATCCTGGAGCACCCCAGAGAAGAAGCGTCAGGTTGATTAACCAATTCCGACCGACAAGCAACAAATCCTCCAGTAATCTTGCGACTGTAGGGCCTGCGCCTGGAAGAGAATTAAAGAAAGCTAGGCCTCCGATATCAAAGATGATGCGTCCGGCTGGGTCCTCTACGGCTGGAAGACAGGTCAGTGGTAATCGAAAACCAGTGGAAGATTCTATGGAATTAGATcaaagggaaggggaaataAGACCCCGGGTATCCACAAAATCTTTTGGTACTAGATCGTCAGAATCGGACACTGGAACCCGAGAGGAAGCTTTGAGATGGCTTCTCGATTTGTTCAAGAAGTTTGGGACTGGTTATTTTTTACTTGCAAgatttcaatctcatcagGCTTTAGAGGCGTTCTCTACACTATCTACTCAACAGCAAGATACCCCTTGGGTGTTGTCACAAATGGGACGTGCTCATTACGAGCAAGCGTCATATACCGAAGCTGAATCCTTGTATAAACGAATTCGACAGATAGCACCAACACGCTTTGAGGACATGGAGATCTATTCTACTGTGCTGTGGCATCTGAAGAAAGAAACCGATCTGGCCTTCCTGGCCCATGAATTGGTGGATTCTTCGTGGCAGTCGCCAGAAGCTTGGTGTGCACTTGGAAATTCCTGGTCACTTATGCGTGATCACGAACAAGCTTTACGGTGTTTCAAACGGGCTACACAATTAAATCCTAAGTTTGCTTATGCTTTTACACTTCAAGGCCATGAGCATGttatgaatgaagaatatgaTAAAGCGCTTACTTCATACAGACATGCAATGGCTGTTGACAGGCGACACTACAATGCCTACTACGGAGTTGGTAAAGTGTATGAAAAGATGGGTAATTACGACAAAGCATTTATACACTTCGAAGCCGCCTCCAAAATCAACCCAACAAATGCAGTGCTTTTGGGTCTTATGGGAAGTGTTGTTGACAAGAAAGGAAACAAAGGCCTAGCACTTTCATACTTCAAGAAGGCAATCGATCTGGATCCAAAATCAGCGCTGACTCGTTTCAAGAAAGCCCGCTGCTTAATGACGATGGGTAGATTGGAGGATGCCTTAGATGAACTGAAGATCTTGAAAGACTTGGCTCCTGATGAGGCAATGGTTCATTTCTTATTGGGGAGATTATATAAGAGTATGAAACAAAAGGGCGCTTCGGTTCGGCATTTTACCATTGCTTTAAACCTAGATCCAaag GCGAGTCAACAAATTAAAGAAGCGATCGAAAGTCTAGAGCAAggagatgacgatgatgatgatgagaccAGCATGATGGGCTGA
- the Bcprr1 gene encoding Bcprr1 yields the protein MSNSEQRMLESRIQNGSLEAVSGLMSDQAGHSTTPLMNDVKATQNSNISVPLPLQSNQIPAFTAIFKSNTIAPSPPHSRSTSTNDAYTPLALDTTSRLHPNIDSSYSQTPSPLSAGLRIQTDIVPGCTITSASTGTGIGERESPDTTRTQSRSGGQIGMSLARTPSVKNVLASSMGSSGSAPNSALSSPMLNAMADVTPLPSPLMSGDSPGPWKRLNSRRTSREQMLPIHSDSALITSNGESVSSAMANQQKRRAYHGLITNAGESGLTDAQINRKKNVEGHTRNRSMSEYVPEASQAPKTRNITVSGSHAPMMDGAVDGPQSDMHMRREPHLAVQRGLAPIPRPPTPPSSRTGGESSDSDSSLTTNPIPRALRRSRYEYFDAYTRNDSKRRRWRGIKVLGQGTFSKVILATSQVQDDAGRIDEDNVFGIESIVTPVETKVDRKKLVAIKICEHGPKGGASEERVEMSLKRELEIMKSIHHPSLVHLKAWSIEETRAILVLSYCPGGDLFEVASQHRDILVPSLLRRMFAELIGAVQYLHDRRIVHRDIKLENVLVNLPQHELAKSQDWTKYPYSIITLTDLGLSRRVADDEKLTTRCGSDDYAAPEVIMGQPYDGRATDAWSLGVLLYALLESRLPFDPNPGMPEGHKQRSRTSHRIARVEWRWIEYFGEEGDHESDPDKFKEKGLLGAMEITEGLLKRARSRWTLEKVQENEWIKGGVDVEGGVKWREEVIPEEVRGGGDF from the exons ATGTCGAATTCGGAACAAAGAATGCTCGAGAGCCGAATACAAAATGGAAGTCTCGAAGCTGTGTCAGGTCTAATGTCTGACCAAGCTGGGCATAGTACAACACCTTTGATGAACGATGTAAAAGCAACACAAAACTCAAACATTTCCGTGCCTCTGCctcttcaatcaaatcaaattccagCTTTCACTGCCATTTTCAAATCGAATACTATCGCACCTTCGCCCCCTCACAGCAGATCCACTTCAACAAACGACGCATACACCCCACTTGCGCTTGACACCACTTCTCGTCTTCACCCAAATATAGATTCGTCATATAGTCAAACTCCGAGTCCTCTAAGCGCGGGTCTGCGAATACAAACCGATATCGTTCCAGGTTGCACAATCACTTCTGCCAGCACCGGAACCGGAATTGGTGAGCGCGAATCTCCCGATACTACACGAACTCAGTCAAGATCCGGTGGGCAGATAGGAATGTCTCTCGCGCGAACTCCGAGTGTGAAGAATGTCCTGGCGAGTAGCATGGGTAGCAGCGGCTCGGCGCCAAACTCAGCATTATCCTCACCAATGTTGAACGCAATGGCAGATGTTACCCCTCTACCCTCACCACTCATGTCCGGAGACTCGCCTGGTCCATGGAAACGATTAAATTCGCGACGAACATCCCGCGAGCAGATGCTGCCGATACACTCGGATTCGGCTCTGATCACATCCAATGGTGAATCGGTTTCCTCTGCAATGgcaaatcaacaaaagagAAGGGCATATCACGGACTAATAACAAATGCTGGCGAATCTGGGTTGACGGATGCTCAAATCAATCGCAAAAAGAACGTAGAAGGACATACTAGGAATAGAAGCATGAGCGAATATGTTCCGGAAGCTTCTCAAGCACCAAAAACTCGAAATATCACGGTATCGGGCTCACATGCTCCAATGATGGACGGAGCGGTAGATGGTCCACAATCAGACATGCATATGCGGAGAGAACCACATTTAGCAGTTCAACGAGGATTGGCTCCCATACCAAGACCACCAACCCCACCATCGAGTCGAACAGGAGGGGAAAGCAGTGATAGTGATTCATCACTGACCACTAACCCCATTCCTAGAGCTCTTCGAAGATCGAGATATGAATACTTTGATGCGTATACTAGAAATGATTCTAAACGACGAAGGTGGAGAGGTATAAAAGTTTTGGGCCAAGGCACTTTCAGCAAAGTGATTTTGGCTACCAGTCAAGTTCAAGATGATGCAGGCCGCATAGATGAAGATAATGTGTTCGGAATTGAATCGATTGTTACACCTGTCGAGACGAAAGTCGACCGAAAAAAATTGGTAGCGATCAAGATTTGTGAACACGGTCCGAAAGGAGGGGCGTCGGAAGAAAGAGTAGAAATGTCGCTAAAGCGTGAATTGGAAATCATGAAATCGATACATCATCCTTCATTGGTTCACCTCAAAGCATGGAGCATAGAAGAGACAAGAGCTATTTTGGTTCTAAGTTATTGTCCCGGTGGAGATTTATTTGAAGTGGCCAGTCAGCATCGAGATATTCTCGTCCCATCGTTACTTAGGCGGATGTTTGCAGAGCTGATTGGTGCTGTTCAATATTTGCACGATAGACGTATTGTTCACCGGGATATCAAATTAGAAA ATGTCTTGGTCAACCTTCCTCAACATGAACTTGCAAAATCTCAAGATTGGACTAAATACCCTTACTCCATCATTACCCTCACCGATCTCGGTCTCTCTCGCCGGGTAGCTGATGATGAAAAACTTACTACCCGTTGTGGATCGGATGATTATGCTGCCCCGGAAGTTATTATGGGTCAACCATATGATGGACGCGCCACTGAtgcttggtctcttggtGTCTTACTTTATGCATTACTGGAAAGTAGATTGCCATTCGATCCTAACCCCGGAATGCCAGAAGGACACAAACAGCGCAGTCGAACAAGTCATCGAATTGCACGAgttgaatggagatggattgaatatttcGGTGAAGAGGGAGACCATGAGAGTGACCCGGATAAATTCAAGGAAAAGGGATTGTTAGGTGCAATGGAGATTACAGAGGGATTGTTGAAGAGAGCAAGGAGTAGGTGGACATTGGAAAAAGTTCAGGAAAATGAGTGGATCAAAGGAGGTGTTGATGTGGAGGGTGGTGTcaaatggagagaagaagtgaTTCCTGAGGAAGTCAGGGGTGGTGGGGATTTCTAG
- the Bcccp2 gene encoding Bcccp2 — protein sequence MGDSRHSAGTYDSETDTGGSNGAGMRYESEGGDPANAGLQHARVFLEPVKAKHPWITYADLWTLAGVVAIKEMGGPDIPWQGGRTDYVDDSKLPPRGRLPDAAQGSDHLRWIFYRMGFDDQEIVALSGAHNLGRCHSDRSGFEGAWVNNPTRFSNQYYRLLLSLQWRKKKLPNGIEQFVNYDEDTETELMMLPTDLALTQDKEFKRWVGKYADDKEKFFEDFSKVFSKLIELGIRRDSKGNITNLDNEKGGYHSAPKKKDTPGSPAKNTDDKKVNVSEAAPLQEENKKFNSKL from the exons ATGGGGGATTCGAG GCATTCGGCCGGAACATACGATTCTGAGACAGACACTGGTGGATCCAATGGAGCTGGCATGCGATACGAGAGTGAAGGAGGAGATCCAGCAAATGCTGGTCTACAACACGCGCGAGTCTTCCTCGAACCAGTCAAAGCAAAGCACCCCTGGATAACATATGCGGATCTATGGACATTAGCAGGAGTCGTGGCGATTAAAGAGATGGGTGGACCAGATATCCCATGGCAAGGTGGACGAACAGATTACGTTGATGATTCGAAATTGCCCCCGCGAGGACGTCTACCAGATGCAGCACAAGGTTCCGATCATCTTCGATGGATTTTCTACCGCATGGGATTTGATGATCAGGAAATCGTTGCGTTGAGTGGAGCTCATAATCTGGGACGATGCCACAGCGATCGATCTGGTTTCGAAGGAGCTTGGGTTAATAATCCCACGAGATTCTCGAATCAATATTACAGACTTTTGCTTTCCCTTCAGTGGCGCAAGAAGAAGTTGCCAAATGGAATCGAACAATTTGTCAACTATGACGAGGATACCGAGACGGAATTGATGATGCTTCCAACGGATTTGGCTCTGACGCAAGATAAGGAGTTCAAGCGATGGGTCGGAAAATATGCAGATGATAAGGAGAAGTTCTTTGAAGATTTCAGTAAAGTCTTTTCGAAGCTGATCGAGTTGGGTATTCGAAGAGATAGCAAGGGTAATATTACAAATTTGGATAATGAAAAGGGCGGATATCATTCAGcgccaaagaagaaggatacTCCTGGTAGTCCAGCGAAGAACACAGATGATAAGAAAGTGAATGTTAGCGAGGCGGCTCCATTGCAGGAGGAGAACAAGAAGTTCAACTCGAAGTTGTAG
- the Bcccp2 gene encoding Bcccp2, with translation MSKKGDFAAVRKDIVGLLHQPEYDDGSAGPVLVRLAWHSAGTYDSETDTGGSNGAGMRYESEGGDPANAGLQHARVFLEPVKAKHPWITYADLWTLAGVVAIKEMGGPDIPWQGGRTDYVDDSKLPPRGRLPDAAQGSDHLRWIFYRMGFDDQEIVALSGAHNLGRCHSDRSGFEGAWVNNPTRFSNQYYRLLLSLQWRKKKLPNGIEQFVNYDEDTETELMMLPTDLALTQDKEFKRWVGKYADDKEKFFEDFSKVFSKLIELGIRRDSKGNITNLDNEKGGYHSAPKKKDTPGSPAKNTDDKKVNVSEAAPLQEENKKFNSKL, from the exons ATGAGTAAGAAAGGGGATTTTGCCGCCGTCCGAAAGGATATTGTTGGCCTTTTACACCAACCGGAATATGATGATGGCAGTGCTGGACCAGTTCTTGTGCGCTTAGCATG GCATTCGGCCGGAACATACGATTCTGAGACAGACACTGGTGGATCCAATGGAGCTGGCATGCGATACGAGAGTGAAGGAGGAGATCCAGCAAATGCTGGTCTACAACACGCGCGAGTCTTCCTCGAACCAGTCAAAGCAAAGCACCCCTGGATAACATATGCGGATCTATGGACATTAGCAGGAGTCGTGGCGATTAAAGAGATGGGTGGACCAGATATCCCATGGCAAGGTGGACGAACAGATTACGTTGATGATTCGAAATTGCCCCCGCGAGGACGTCTACCAGATGCAGCACAAGGTTCCGATCATCTTCGATGGATTTTCTACCGCATGGGATTTGATGATCAGGAAATCGTTGCGTTGAGTGGAGCTCATAATCTGGGACGATGCCACAGCGATCGATCTGGTTTCGAAGGAGCTTGGGTTAATAATCCCACGAGATTCTCGAATCAATATTACAGACTTTTGCTTTCCCTTCAGTGGCGCAAGAAGAAGTTGCCAAATGGAATCGAACAATTTGTCAACTATGACGAGGATACCGAGACGGAATTGATGATGCTTCCAACGGATTTGGCTCTGACGCAAGATAAGGAGTTCAAGCGATGGGTCGGAAAATATGCAGATGATAAGGAGAAGTTCTTTGAAGATTTCAGTAAAGTCTTTTCGAAGCTGATCGAGTTGGGTATTCGAAGAGATAGCAAGGGTAATATTACAAATTTGGATAATGAAAAGGGCGGATATCATTCAGcgccaaagaagaaggatacTCCTGGTAGTCCAGCGAAGAACACAGATGATAAGAAAGTGAATGTTAGCGAGGCGGCTCCATTGCAGGAGGAGAACAAGAAGTTCAACTCGAAGTTGTAG